The region GGGCTCGACGCCTAGCGAACGGCATCCCTGCTTTCATCCCACGCGGCCAGCACGGAAGAACAGACGTCTTGAGCCGCCGAGCCGGCATTGACGCCCCCGTTCCACCGCGAAGGCGGTTAACTTCTATCCTCACCCACCCCCGGTTTGCTCTACTGCAACGATGCATGCCGCGTCCCGCGGCATCGTCCTATCGTCCAAGTGGAGAGCGCATGTCCGCCGATTCCCGTCCCGATCAACTGGTACTCACCGTCGCGTGTCCGAGCGCGGCGGGCCAGGTCGCCGCCGTCGTCGGCTTTCTCGACCGGCATCATTGCTATATCGACGAACTGACCGTGTTCGACGACGATCTCAGCGAGCGCTTCTTCGTGCGCTGCGTATTTCACGGGGTCGATAGCGCACAGACGCTGCATGCCGACGGGCTGATGCGCGAGTTCGAGCCGATCGCCGAACGTTTTCGCATGACGTGGGCGATCCACGAGGTCGATACGCGGCCCAAGGTGCTGATCATGGTGTCGAAACTGGAACATTGCCTTGCCGACCTGCTGTTCCGCTGGCGCATGGGCGAACTGAAAATGGACATCGTCGGCATCGGCTCGAATCACCGCGATCTGGAACCGCTCGCGCAACAGCATGGCTTGCCGTTCCATCATCTGCCGATCACCGCCGACACCAAGCCGCAACAGGAAGCCCGCCTGCTCGATCTGTTCGAGACGTCCGGCGCGGAATTGATGATTCTCGCGCGCTACATGCAGATTCTGTCCGGCGAAACGAGCCGCGCGCTGGCGGCGCGCGCGATCAATATCCATCATTCGTTCCTGCCCGGCTTCAAGGGTGCGAAGCCGTATCACCAGGCGCATACGCGTGGCGTCAAACTGATCGGCGCCACCGCGCACTTCGTCACCGACGATGTCGACGAAGGGCCGATCATCGAACAGGTGGTGGAACGCGTCGATCACTCGTATAGTCCGGAGCGCCTGCTCGCGACGGGACGCGACGTCGAATGCATCACGCTGGCGCGTGCGGTGAAAGCGTTCATCGAACGGCGCGTGTTCATCAATGGCGACCGGACCGTGGTGCTGCAATAGTCGATCAGGACGGCCGCAAAACGAAGAAACGCCGCTAAAAAGCGGCGTTTTTTATGAACTGCCGCTCGACGGGAGCGGCAGCACGATCAGAAGATTCAGAGAAATTACCCGGCCATCAAACTCACTTCACCCAGCTATCCACCCGATCGCCATGCGCGCTGATCCATGCATCGGCGGCGGCGGTCGGTTTTTCGCCGTTCTGCGTCGCGAGCATCACGCTGTCGATCTCACCCGGTTTCCACTGGAACTTCTTCAGGAACGCGACCACCGGCGGCGCCTTCTTCTCCAGTTCCGGATTCACGACGGTATCCACGTGCTCCGATTCGCCGAACACCTTCTTCGGATCGTCGAGGAATTTCAGCTTGTACTTCGCGAACATCCAATGCGGCTTCCAGCCCGTCACGATGATCGGCTTGCTGGCCGCCTCCGAACGCGCGAGTTCCGCGGTCATCGCGCTGCCCGAACTCGGCATCAGTTGATAGTCGAGGCCATACGCCTTGATCGCTTCGCTCGTCTTCTGCATCACGCCGGCGCCCGCATCGATGCCGACGATCCGCGCGCCGAACTCCGTCTTCTTCGCTTCCAGATCGCCGACGCTCTTCACGTCCGCATTGTCCGGCACGATCAGGCCGATCTTCGCGTCATTGAAGTTCGCGCCGAGGTCGACCACCTTGTCCTTGAAGTTGTTCCAGTACGCGCCGTGTGTGACCGGCAGCCACGCGGACAAGGTCGCGTCGAGATCGCCGCGCGCCACACCCTGCCACATCACGCCCGCCGCGACCGGCACCAGTTGCACCTGATAGCCGAGACGCTTCTCGATCACGCGCGCGGCGACGTTCGAGGTCGCCACGCTGTCGTCCCAGCCTTCCACGTAACCGATCTTGATGGTCGGCTTGGTATCCGCCGACACCACGCTCACGCTACTCGCCGCGAGCGCCGCGCTCATCGCGCTCAACACCAGTATCTTTTTGATCAGTCTCATCGCCGTTCTCCCGTTCGCCGTACAAAGTCACCCAATGAGCATTTAGAATCGCCAGCCAGAAATGCCGGGTAGCGTTGTTTTGCGACACCCAGTTGTCCACGCGCGACCTGAATTTGCACGCGCTCACCGCGTGCCGTATTTCTCGTCTTACTTATCCACGACGAGATCGCTCAGCGGCTTGCTGCAACACAACAGCACCATGCCCTGATCGATTTCCCGCTGACGAATGCCGCCCGCGTGCTTCATCGCCACTTCGCCGGATACGAGTTTGACCTTGCAGGTGCCGCACATGCCTTGCGTGCACGACGCCGGCAAACGCACACCCGCCTTCTTCGCCGCGTCGAGCACGTGCTGGCCGCTACCGCATTCGATCTCGCGATGGCTTCTCGCGAAACTCACCTTGAAGCGGGTGCCAGTGTCGGTGCCGGTGTCGGTGTCGGCGGTCCCGGGTGCCGGCACCGGCACGTCCGCCACCCCAGGCTGCGGCGCGAATCCGGCCGCCTGTTCGCGCACTTGCGCGAAAGCCTCCGCGGCGACCGGCGCGAGTTGCAAGGCATCCGCGACGTGCGCGGTCGTCAATTGCGCGGCCACCTCGCTCACCGTCTCGAACGAAAAACTTTCCTCGTGATAGTGATGACGATCGAAGCCACCTTCATCGAGCAGCTTGCGCACCGCCTGCATATACGGCGCCGGGCCGCAGGTAAAAATCTCGCGCTCCAGAAAATCCGGCGCGATCAGCCTGAGCAGGGGCAGCGTCAGAAAACCGGTTACGCCATGCCAGTTCGTGCGCGCGCCCAGCCTTTCGCAGACGAAGGCCGTACGGAATTGCGCCTGGTTCGCCGCGATCAGATCGAGCTCGCGCGCGAAGATGATGTCGTCGGGCGTGCGCGCGCTGTGCACGAACACGATGTCGCTATCCTCGCCGAGTTCGTGATGCGCGCGGCTCATCGACATCAACGGCGTGATACCCGAACCCGCCGACAGAAACAGGAATTTGCGCGCCGGATGCCGCGCGCAGGTGAACTCGCCCGACGGCCCGAGCACGCGCACCTGCGAGCCGGCCTGCAGATTGTCGTGCAGCCAGTTCGACACCTTGCCGCCCGGCACGCGCTTCACGGTGATCGAAATCGTATGCGGCCGCGTGGGCGGCGACGAAATCGTGTAGCAGCGATTGATCGACTCGCCGTCGATCTCCAGCTCCAGCGTGATGAACTGTCCCGGCTCGAACACGAACGCGCGCTCGGACGGCGCACGAAAGAAAAAGCTCTTCACGTCGTGCGTTTCCTGACGCACGTGGCAGCACACCAGCGTGTCGTCGGCATCGCTGTCCCAGCGCGCCGGCAGCGCATCCCAGAAGCGCGGCTGGGTGACACGGTTCTCCGCGCGGTGGGGGGCTGGCTCGGCACCGGGCTGAAACGTCGCCTGATCGCGCATCATTGTTTTCTCCGCTCCTGGTTGCGGTGCGCTCAGCGCATGAAGGACACGACTTTCTCGCCGTGCTGAGCCGAGGTGGCCGACGCGTTCGCGCCGGCATCGTCGGTTTGCGGCGTATCGCCGTACTGCGCGAGACGGCCGATATACCACTCGCAGAACTTCTCGACGAGGCCTTCGGTGAACGGCGAATACGGACCCGGCTCGTACGCGCTGCTGGTCGCGCCGCGTTGCGAATACTCGACGAGCGCGCGGTCCTGATCGTTCGTCGCGCGCCAGACGGCGGTCAGGTTGTTGACGTCGTAATCGATGCCCTCGCGCGCCTCCTTGTGCACGAGCCACTTGGTGCGCACCAGCGTCTTGCCGGCCGACAGCGGGATCACCGAGAAGCTGACGATATGGTCGCTCATGAAGTGATGCCACGAATTCGGCTGGGTCCAGAACGATAGTCCGCCCAGGTCCGCCTGTTCGAAACCGCCGAGCAGTTTCCTCGACGCCACTTTCGCGTCGAGCGTCTGCGACTCGCCGTCGCGATCGAGCGGCAGGCGCTGGGTGCGAAAGCCCGTGACGAGATCGGCCAGCCGCTCGATTTCCGCCGACGGCAACTTCATCGCTTCCCACTGCGCGGTGCGGCGCGCGACGGTCGCCTCGAACGCGGCCATGCCTTCTTCATTGGCCGGCGTGCGCTGATAGCCGAAGCCGTACTCGTACAGCGAAATGGTCAGCTCCGGATGATTCGCGACGCAGTGATAGCACTCGCGGTTGTTCTCCATCGTGAGCTTCCAGTTGCCCTCTTCGACGATGTCGATCGACGCCGCGATCTTGCAGTTGGCCAGATCGTGCGGCAACAGATACGGCTCCATCGCGTCGCGCACCACGGAGAAATCGGCGGGCGGCGTGTCGGCGAGGCAGATGAAAATCAGACCGGCGAGATTCTGCACGTGCACCGATTTCAGGCTGTGCTTGCAGCGGTCGAACTGATCGCCCATGTGTTCGGCGAACATCAGGTCGCCGTTCAGGTTGTAGGTCCAGCTGTGATACGGACAGACGATATTGCCGAGCGAGCCCTTGTCGGTATTGCACAGACGCGCGCCGCGATGGCGGCACACGTTATGGAACGCGCGCACCTGCATATCGTCGTCACGCACGATCAGGATCGAATCGTGCCCCAGCTCCACGGTGATGTAGTCGCCCGGCTCCGGCACGTCCGGTTCCACCGCGACCTGGATCCAGTGCTGACGGAAAATCGCCTCCATGTCGAGCGCAAAAATGGCTTCGCTCGTATAGAACGGCGCTTCCAGCGTGTGATTCTTCTTGCGGCGTTCGATCATCGTGCGAACGTCTGCCGAAACTTTCATTGTGTGCTCCGTTGCATGTCACGTCTGGCGCCGCGCCAGGCCCTCCTGGTCGCATGCTGGCCCGAACCGGAAATCAATAATCCACGAGTTGATGCTCGCGCAAATACGCCAGAATCACTTGTGCTTTTTCGACGGAACTCCCTTCAATTACGACGCTGCCGCCGCGGCTCTCGGTCGTCGTGGCCGACAGCATGCGGGCGTGGCCCGAGCGCTTTTCGGCGGCGGCGAGGCGCACCGGCTTCGCGGTCGCGGGGCGGATCGTCCACGGCGTGCGGGCGGGTGCGGTTGCACCCGCATCGATCCTGGCGGGTGCGGCGGCTGCGGCGACTTCAGCAAGCGCGGCCGCCGGACGGATCGCGCCTTCGCGCAGCCGTGCATACGCGTAGGTCGGCGTCGCGTTGGCGAGCGGATGCACGGCGATCAACGCGGGCAGTCGCACTTCGACACGGCGGCGCAAACCCTTCGGCATGAACTGGCGGACTTCGGCGCAACCGTCGCGCAGCGTCACATCGACCGCCGCGCCGACCAGTGGCACGTCGAGCGCATGCGCCACCTGATACGGCAGCATGCCGCTGTCGAACGCACCCTCGGCGCGCGTACCCGTCAACACCAGGTCGTAGCCGCGCAGGCGAGCGGCGAGTAGCGGCGCGGCATCGCACGCCGAAGCGTCCGATATTGCGTCGTCGTTTGCGCCGGGCGCCGATAGCGGAATCACTTCCACCGCGCTTGCGCCGAGCGCCAGATACTCCTGCAACGCGGGATTCGACGAATCGCCCGCATGCAGCACGTCCAGCGTCGCGCGTTGCGTCTTCGCAAGCGAGAGCGCCAGCGTCAGCGCGGCACCATCGTTGCGGCTGTAGCGCGCGACTCCGCTGACCGGATGACGTCCCACGGAAACCAGCACGGCGATCTTCATGCGAGCGCTCCCTCGGCGACGGCGGTTGAATTCAGCAAGGCAGCGCCGGTGCCGCGCGCGCTGCGCGCCGCGGCTGCCGCTTCGGTCAGCGCCGCGATAGTTTCGCGCGCATCCGCGATCACCGTGAGGTTCGCGCGCCTGGCGATCGGCGCGCTGGCGTCGAGATTCACCGCGATCACGTGACGGCAATCCTTGATGCCCTGCAAATGCTGAACCGCGCCGGAAATGCCGAACGCGATATACACGCTCGCTTCGACGGTCTTGCCGGTCGCGCCGATCTGCTTGTCGCGGGTGAACTTGCCGTCGTCGACGGCGACGCGGCTCGCGCCGATCGCGGCACCGAGCGTCGACGCGAGGCGTTCGAACGCGGGCACGTCGCTCACGCCGTTGCCCGCCGAGACGATGAAATCCGCTTCCTCCAGCGCGACCTGGGCCGCGTCGATCTCCTCGATGCCGAGATCGCGCACGCTGCCTTTCGCGGCCGAGGCCGAGGCCGCGCCGTCGAAACGCCACACCACGCGCTCACCCGCGCCGACGAACGGCAGCTTCGGCTCGACCGCATTCGGCGCGAGCAGGACGACCTCGGGCAGCGAGCCCACGGCGAAGGCCGTATGGCCGCGGATGTAGCTGGCCACATGCGCCGCGTCCAGTTCGACCACGTGCGTGGCGACGCTCGCGCCAGCGGCAGCCGCGTAGCGCCGGCCAAGATCGCCGTCGCCGGTTGCGTTGTCGGGCAGGAACACATGCGCGGGCGCATAGGCCGCGACGACGGCGGTCAATGCGTTGAGTTCGTCGGCGGGCGCGAAGCCGCGGCGGTCGAACATCGGCAGTTCGATCAGCTTGTCGGCGCCGAGCGCGGCGGCGTCGCCGGTGAATTCGCCGAACACCAGCAGCACGACCTCGGTGACGGCATCCGCGATCAGCGCGGCGCCGGCGAGGGTCTGCCGCGCGTGATCGTCCAATGCGCCACGATCGGCGTGCGCGGCGACCAGCAGCACGCGTTGCGCGGCTTCGTGCGTGCGCTGGCCCTTCGCGTGTTCCCGATGCGCCGCGCCATGCGCGACGACATCCAGCGAATCCGCCAAGCCCGTCGAGCCCGTCACGCCCAGCGTGATGCGTTTGAGTCCCTCCGCCGTGATCGTGAACGGCCGGCGCGGATCGATTCGTTTGAGCGTTGTCATCCCGTTACTCCAGCGCTGCTGCAACCAGTTCGGCGACGTCCAGCACGTCCGGACGCGGCCCGACCACGCCTTCGAGCATCGCGGTGCAATTCGGACATCCCACCGCGACGATCTCGGCGCCCAGCGTGCGGGCATCGTCGATGCGGATATCGGGAATGCGCCGTTTGCCGGGGATATCGGTCAGCGGCGCACCGCCGCCACCGCCGCAGCAGCGTCCGCGCATGCCGTGCCGCTCCATTTCCACCACCTTGATGCCGATGCTCTTCAGCACGCGACGCGGCGCCTCGGTCTCGCCGTTATAGCGGCCCAGGTAACAGGGATCGTGATAGGTGATCTTGCGCTCGGCCAGCGCGGCGACCGCGCGCGGCGCCAGCTTGCCGCCCACGACCAGTTCGTCGATCAGCGCGGTGTGATGCAGAACCTCGTAGAAGCCGCCGAGCGCGCGGTACTCGTTGCGCAGGCTGTGCAGCACGTGCGGGTCCGCGGTAACGATACGGCCGAACGAGTACTGCGACAGCGTGCCGATCAGCTTGCGCGCGAGCTGCTGGAAGGTCGCCTCGTCGCCGAGACGGCGAGCCGTGTCGCCGGTGTCGGTTTCCACGCCGCCCAGTACCGCATAGTCGATGCCCGCGCGGTTCAGCACCTTCACCAGTGCGCGCAGCGTGCGCTGGTAACGCATGTCGAACGCCCCTTCGCCGGCGATCAGCAGCACCTCCACCGGACGGCCGGGCTGGGCCACCTGCACCTGCAGATCGACGGCCCAGTCGTAACGCGCGCCGATGTCGTAGCCGTTCGAGCTGCCGGTCTCGCGCAGATTCGCCAGCGTGAGCGGCCCCTTGCCCGGCACGCTGCCTTCCACCAGCGTCTGGTTGCGGCGCATGTCGACGATCGCGTCGACGTGCTCGATCAACATCGGGCACTCCTGCACGCAGGCGCGGCAGGTGGTGCACGACCATAGCGTGTCCGCCTCGATCAGCGCGGAAATCAGCGGCTTGCCCGGCGCACCCGCATGCTTGCCGACGGGAATGCCCGGTGTCGGACTGCCCGCGTACAGCGCATCCGTGCCGCCCACCATGCCGGTGACCAGATCCTGAATCAGCTTCTTCGGATTCAGCGGCTGACCGGCGGCGAACGCGGGACAGGCCGCCTCGCACTTGCCGCATTGCACGCACGCGTCGAAACTGAGCAACTGGTTCCAGCGGAATTCGACCGGCTTGCCGACGCCGTATTCCTTCGCATCGAGCACCGGCATTTTCAGCGCGGTCGGCGGCACGACGTCGTTGTCGCTGCGCCCGGCGAAGCGTTCCTGACGCGGATGGAACGCGAGGTGCAGCAGTCCCGCGAGCGCATGCTTCATCGGACCGCCGCGCGCCGCGCCGAACGTCATCGCGAACGCACCGCCCGCGATCAGCAACGCGACGATCACCGCGAGCGCGCCGGACATCGCGGCGGCCGGCAGCGCGATGAACAGCGCGAGCCCCAGCGCGAACGCGCCGAGCAGCAACGGCAACTGATCCCACGGGCCGCGCGAGAGCCGCGCCGGTACCGCTTTCGCGCCGTGCCGGCGGCGCCACACGAACACCGCGCCGGCCAGCATCACGAGTGCCGCGAGAAAGATCAGCCGGTCGAGCCACGGCGAGTAGATCGCGAGCCCGTAGTTGACGAACACCAGCGCCATCGCGAGAATCGCGCCGCCCGCCGTCGCCACGTGCGTTCTGGCGATGTACGGATCGCGCGCCACCACGTGGTGCAGATCGACGAAGTAGCGCTTCGGAATCGCCAGCAGATTGACCCAGCTGTACGCGCCGGCCGCCGTCGCGCGCCCTTCGCGCCAGTACGCCGCGCGTTTGACCAGCGCGAACGCCAGACCCGCCACCGACAACCACAGCAGGACGGTGATGACAAACACGGGGCTCATCGTCAGAAATCCTTGCAAAGGCGCAGCGCGTCGTAGATCGCGCCGTGAATGTTGTGCATGGAAATGCAGTCGCCGACGCGGAACAGCAGGAAGCGGCCATCACCGAGCGTTTCGCCGAGCGACGGTTGCGGTTCCGACGCGAACAGCTTGTGCACGTCCACCTGGCCCAGGTTCAGCGACTCCGGCTTGAGCTTCCAGTAGAGCTCGTCGTTCGGCGTGCTGCCGTTCTCGATCACCACCTGATCGACCGCGCGCTCTTCCTGCTCCTCGGTGTATTCGTTGCGCAGCACGGCAATCTTCCTGCCGTCCTCCTCGTACACCTTGTCGAGCCAGTAGTTCGGCGTATGGATCACGCCTAGCGCGTACAGCCGGCGATAGAAAATCGGGAACGTGGTGCCGCCGACATCGTCGGCCACCTTCACGTCCGGCGTCACGATCTCCACGTGCGAGCCGCGGCTCGACATGAAATCGGCGACGCCCGCGCCCGCATGCGTGCTGACGCCGTCGTACACCAGCACGTTCTTGCCGGGTTCGACCTTGCCGGACAGCACATCCCACGAACTCACCGCGAGCCCCGCATCCACGCCCCACGCCGCGACCTGCGACGTGAACGCCGAGCCGCCCGTCGCGAGCACGACGATGTCCGGCTTCTCGGCCATGATGGTTTTTTCATCGGCGGCGACACCGAGGCGACGATCCACGCCGAGGCGCTTCGTCTCCATGTCGAACCAGCGCACGATGCCCGCCATCTGCTCGCGCTGCGGCGCCTTCGCGGCCAGCATGATCTGGCCGCCCACGTAGTCGTTCTTCTCGAACAGCACCACGTCGTGACCGCGCGACTTCGCGACGCGCGCCGCCTCGAGTCCGGCCGGCCCCGCGCCGACCACCACGACCTTGCGCTTCGGACCCCGCGTCTTGGCGATCACGTGCGGCATGGTCGCCTCGCGCGAGGTCGCGGCGTTCTGCACGCACAGCACGTCCAGGCCGTTGTATTGCCGGTCGATGCAGTAGTTCGCGCCGACGCATTGCTTGATCTCGTCCTCGCGGCCATCGCGGATCTTGATGACCATATGCGGGTCGGCGATCTGCGCGCGCGTCATGCCGACCAGATCCACCATGCCGCTTGCCAGCAGCCGCTCGGCCTGGCCCGCGTCGCGAATGCTCTGCGCGTGCATGACCGGCAGTTTCACCACCGACTTGATGCCGGCCGCCAGATGCACGAACGGCTCGGGCGGCAAGGCCATCGGCGGCATGCAGTTGGCGAGCGTGTTGTGGGTATCCGCGCCGGAACCGATCACGCCGAGGTAATCGATCAGGCCGGTTTCGCTCATCGCCTGAGCGATCTCTTTCAGTTGCTCGTGGTCGAGACCGTCTTCATGGAATTCGTCGCCGCACATGCGCAGGCCGACGCAGAAGTCCGCGCCCACCGCCTCGCGTACCGCCTTCAGCACCTCGGTGCCGAAACGCAGACGGTTTTCCAGCGAGCCGCCCCATTCGTCGGTACGGAAGTTGGTGCGCGGGCTCCAGAACTGGTCGATCAGATGCTGGTGCGCGGCCGAAATCTCCACGCCGTCCATGCCCGCGTCCTTCACGCGTTTGGCCGCCGCGGCGAAGTCGCGGATGATGCGGCGGATCTCTTCCACTTCGATGATCTTCGCGTTGCCGCGGTGCACCGGTTCGCGCACGCCCGACGGCGACATCAGATGCGGCCAGTGCTCGCCGTGAAACGCCGAACGGCGCCCCATATGCGTGGCCTGGATCATGATCTTCGCGCCGTGCCGGTGCATCGCCTCGGCGAGCCGCGCGAGCGGATCGACGATCCTGTCGGTCGACAGATTGACCGACTTCCACCAGCCTTGCGGACTGTCGATCGATACCGGGCTCGACCCGCCGCAGACGGCGAGGCCGACGCCACCCTTGGCCTTCTCTTCGTAGTAACGGATATAACGGTCGCCGGGCAGGCCGCCGGGTTCCGCGTACACCTCCGCATGCGCCGTGCTGACGATGCGGTTGCGCAAGGTCAACTGGTTCAGCGTGAGAGGCTTGAAAAGGTTCGGGTAACGCATCGCGATCGACCTCGGAATGGATTGCTTGTTGTGCCGTGCCGTGCGCTAAGCCGCGTGCGGCGACACTTCGAACACACAGTGATCGTGGTGCTCGGCCGCGCACTGCGCCTCGCGCGAATGCGACGGCGGTCCCTTGCGCGCGCCTTGCGGCGCGGTGTCGTTGACCCAGTCCATCGCGCCCGCGAACCAGCCGGCGAACATGTAGCAGAGCTTGCCCTCCTTGCCCGGCTGCGCGAGCACGAACGACGAGTGATGCAGTTCGATGCGCGCATGCGAGGTGGACGGGTCGGCCTCGGTGATCGTGAAGATGCCCCAGCCGCGTTGCGACAAGCGCTTCAGGTAATGCTCGAACACCGCCATGCCGCTGATGCCGTGCTTGGCCGCTTCCTTGTCGCACCAGAAATACGCGGACTTGTAGCCGGCCTTGTAGAGAATCTCCGCATACGTATCGAGCCCGAGCGCTTCCTCGACCGCGGTGTGGTTGTTGGTGAAGAAGTGACGCGGCACGTACAGCATGGGCAGCGCGTCGGTGGTCCAGACGCCGGTGTCCGCATCGACGTCGATAGGCAGTTGCGGTTGCATGTGAGGGTTCCGTTTTTTTTGCGTGTGAGAGTGCGCTTCGAATGTCGTGCCCGGAAACGTCAGCCGTTCCAGACTTCGCCGAACACGCGTACCCAGTTCTCGCCCATGATTTTCCTGATGCGCGTCTCGCTCCAGCCGGCGCGTTCCATCGCGGCGGTGAGGTTCGGAAACTCGCCGATCGTGCGGATGCCTTCGGGATTCACGACCTTGCCGAAGTTCGTCAATTGACGGTAACGGCCCTTGTCGTGCGTGATCCAGTCGAAGAATTCGGTGCTGTAGCCCTGCGTGAAGTCCGTGCCGATGCCGACCTGATCCTCGCCGATCAGGTTCACCACGTATTCGATCGCCTCGATGTAATCGTCGACGGTGGCGTCCGGGCCGCGCTTGAGGAACGGCGCGAACATCGTCACGCCGACGAAACCGCCCGCGTCCGCGATCTCCTTCAGTTGCTCGTCGCTCTTGTTGCGCGGATGTTCCTTCAGCCCCGACGGGCAGCAGTGCGAGTAACACACC is a window of Paraburkholderia sp. D15 DNA encoding:
- a CDS encoding NADH:flavin oxidoreductase, which translates into the protein MRYPNLFKPLTLNQLTLRNRIVSTAHAEVYAEPGGLPGDRYIRYYEEKAKGGVGLAVCGGSSPVSIDSPQGWWKSVNLSTDRIVDPLARLAEAMHRHGAKIMIQATHMGRRSAFHGEHWPHLMSPSGVREPVHRGNAKIIEVEEIRRIIRDFAAAAKRVKDAGMDGVEISAAHQHLIDQFWSPRTNFRTDEWGGSLENRLRFGTEVLKAVREAVGADFCVGLRMCGDEFHEDGLDHEQLKEIAQAMSETGLIDYLGVIGSGADTHNTLANCMPPMALPPEPFVHLAAGIKSVVKLPVMHAQSIRDAGQAERLLASGMVDLVGMTRAQIADPHMVIKIRDGREDEIKQCVGANYCIDRQYNGLDVLCVQNAATSREATMPHVIAKTRGPKRKVVVVGAGPAGLEAARVAKSRGHDVVLFEKNDYVGGQIMLAAKAPQREQMAGIVRWFDMETKRLGVDRRLGVAADEKTIMAEKPDIVVLATGGSAFTSQVAAWGVDAGLAVSSWDVLSGKVEPGKNVLVYDGVSTHAGAGVADFMSSRGSHVEIVTPDVKVADDVGGTTFPIFYRRLYALGVIHTPNYWLDKVYEEDGRKIAVLRNEYTEEQEERAVDQVVIENGSTPNDELYWKLKPESLNLGQVDVHKLFASEPQPSLGETLGDGRFLLFRVGDCISMHNIHGAIYDALRLCKDF
- a CDS encoding DUF5943 domain-containing protein — translated: MQPQLPIDVDADTGVWTTDALPMLYVPRHFFTNNHTAVEEALGLDTYAEILYKAGYKSAYFWCDKEAAKHGISGMAVFEHYLKRLSQRGWGIFTITEADPSTSHARIELHHSSFVLAQPGKEGKLCYMFAGWFAGAMDWVNDTAPQGARKGPPSHSREAQCAAEHHDHCVFEVSPHAA